A window of Oncorhynchus tshawytscha isolate Ot180627B linkage group LG10, Otsh_v2.0, whole genome shotgun sequence contains these coding sequences:
- the LOC112259957 gene encoding uncharacterized protein LOC112259957, producing the protein MSRTLRLNSRLLFLCLVFATVEVSSSYLSRGRRAVHEQRSSLGTQGPRKWRTFNNPYTFSQSHSLGPSQPVPSSVQPDQAQIVFSLRPGVQTGREGSPDGEESPPSNSQSNSFSSSSVPSKTVHFRTYPSSGLVSPLVPRTWGASGTFHSVSNPMTQRSHVTTSSLQPARDTFGSPVVDDNPIPAQQAENPLSKNERSKYRTFLSSYLFRESQSTSSSSETTHKGPSQGVKTISRLGAASATQSEGNSSVHESGRSTHVQRGYGSQLYPTAIKSANGQQVHPPTLSQSGSSKVDATSEAQHASSINKPFHHSANFAQSGGSPSSYFPGEMADTQAKSAFSRIQPLIRFGSFWNTMAPTATQPTQSPSEPAERETAPDQSLKTRSGYVLWKKPGLSSSSSGQYGLATGGYKPGKSTNVNTLGGFQYQDPEKTLAPIVSDDVIPSVAIRTSVNTNTAKRQGTGWRNSHGIPRGMIMSSVSGYPDVYRKYSFAPRIRVASTTTSSAQSDTLAPMTFKSGPREVQLASIEDDLVSNSLHASSNVQSSEVQTTTTDMSGSTTRSGRPWFLRSTPSEDNEAKIGHVFKGSQTTLLQSPQSESLKHVQPTFSLPGNNVFHDRLTAGEAKPGPTSSAPFKPEARFNMFGSVIYRLPKGSRSKQNECVLGIKLPGKTRLSGSNVSAPAEIQPTSITLTASQSQNIHSKETSQSSDSFRKTVNHSSYEDSNSHPCDSDRNEMTSNPFRFISGKLSKSQNSYAFMGFQKPISKAGSTQDKDADLCAQTVPPINKAHPPPVVPTSAPSVHPSHPRIQVQPGLSITELTESRKPTSSVVKGRRMKVNRVQSQHSISPSNDSASQPAKPQTMRFKAIQFADILGSASFSGIQPRGSFRHRVQSTSNTPASGEDGGALDKDQPTARVGVTPR; encoded by the exons ATGTCAAGGACTTTAAGACTTAATTCGAG ACTTCTGTTCCTGTGTCTGGTATTCGCTACTGTGGAAGTCAGTAGTTCATATTTATCAAGGG GCAGGCGAGCAGTACACGAACAGAGAAGTTCTCTTGGTACACAGGGCCCAAGAAAATGGAGGACTTTCAACAACCCTTACACATTTAGCCAGAGCCATAGTCTTGGCCCAAGCCAACCGGTCCCCAGTAGTGTCCAACCTGACCAGGCTCAGATTGTCTTCAGCCTGAGACCGGGAGTCCAGACTGGGAGAGAAGGTTCCCCTGATGGTGAGGAGTCTCCGCCTTCCAACAGTCAATCTAACAGCTTTTCAAGCAGCTCTGTGCCCAGTAAGACTGTCCATTTTCGTACCTACCCTTCTAGTGGCCTAGTTAGCCCACTTGTCCCCAGAACCTGGGGTGCCTCTGGTACTTTTCATTCAGTCTCAAACCCTATGACCCAAAGAAGCCATGTTACCACCAGTAGTTTGCAACCTGCCAGGGACACATTTGGCTCCCCTGTTGTTGACGACAACCCCATCCCCGCCCAACAGGCTGAAAACCCTTTGAGCAAGAATGAGCGATCCAAATACAGGACTTTTCTGTCTTCCTACCTCTTCAGGGAATCCCAATCCACTTCCAGCAGCTCTGAAACCACTCACAAGGGCCCTAGTCAAGGAGTGAAGACCATTAGCAGACTTGGTGCTGCCTCTGCTACCCAAAGTGAAGGAAACTCTAGTGTTCATGAGTCTGGAAGATCCACACATGTCCAAAGGGGTTATGGCTCTCAGTTGTACCCTACAGCCATTAAGTCTGCCAATGGACAACAAGTGCACCCACCAACTCTGAGCCAATCCGGTTCTTCTAAAGTAGATGCTACCAGTGAAGCCCAACATGCTTCTAGTATCAACAAACCCTTCCATCACAGTGCTAACTTTGCTCAAAGTGGAGGTAGCCCTAGTAGCTATTTCCCGGGTGAAATGGCTGATACTCAGGCTAAAAGTGCTTTCAGCAGAATTCAACCTCTTATTAGATTTGGCTCTTTCTGGAACACAATGGCCCCCACTGCAACTCAACCCACCCAAAGTCCCTCTGAGCCTGCAGAGAGAGAAACTGCCCCTGACCAGTCTTTGAAAACCAGGAGTGGTTATGTCCTTTGGAAGAAACCTGGGCTAAGCAGCTCATCCAGTGGTCAGTACGGGTTAGCCACCGGTGGTTACAAACCTGGAAAATCCACAAATGTCAATACACTCGGAGGGTTCCAATATCAAGATCCCGAAAAAACATTGGCTCCCATCGTGAGTGACGATGTCATACCCTCTGTTGCTATCAGAACttcagtcaacacaaacactgcaAAGCGTCAGGGTACTGGCTGGAGAAATAGTCATGGTATACCTAGGGGCATGATAATGAGTTCTGTCAGTGGGTAtccagatgtatacagaaagTATAGCTTTGCCCCTAGAATTCGAGTAGCTTCCACTACAACTTCCTCTGCCCAAAGCGATACTCTAGCcccaatgacattcaaatcaggtCCACGAGAAGTCCAACTTGCGTCCATAGAAGACGACCTAGTCTCTAACAGCCTGCATGCCTCCAGCAATGTCCAGTCTTCAGAAGTGCAGACTACTACCACTGACATGTCTGGCTCTACCACGAGATCCGGTAGGCCTTGGTTTCTTAGATCTACACCTAGCGAGGATAACGAGGCTAAAATCGGCCATGTTTTCAAGGGATCCCAAACAACCCTACTACAATCTCCCCAGAGTGAGAGTCTAAAACATGTTCAGCCAACTTTTAGTCTGCCCGGCAACAATGTTTTCCATGACCGTTTGACTGCAGGAGAGGCTAAACCTGGTCCAACAAGCTCGGCCCCTTTCAAGCCTGAAGCTAGATTCAACATGTTTGGGTCTGTAATTTACAGACTGCCCAAAGGTTCCAGATCCAAACAGAATGAATGTGTTCTGGGCATAAAGCTCCCAGGTAAAACTAGGCTCTCGGGCAGCAATGTATCTGCCCCTGCTGAAATCCAGCCCACCTCCATTACTTTAACAGCCAGTCAGAGCCAAAATATCCACAGTAAAGAAACTTCTCAAAGCAGTGACTCATTTCGCAAAACTGTGAATCATTCTAGTTATGAAGACTCCAATTCTCACCCATGTGACTCGGATAGAAATGAAATGACAAGCAATCCCTTTAGGTTCATATCTGGTAAACTCTCAAAAAGCCAGAATAGCTATGCTTTCATGGGCTTCCAAAAACCTATAAGCAAAGCAGGATCAACCCAGGACAAGGATGCTGATCTCTGTGCACAAACAGTGCCTCCCATCAACAAAGCGCATCCACCCCCAGTTGTGCCCACCTCTGCCCCCAGTGTCCACCCAAGCCATCCCAGAATCCAAGTTCAACCAGGCCTAAGCATCACTGAACTCACAGAGAGTCGCAAACCCACCAGCAGCGTTGTAAAGGGCAGACGTATGAAGGTGAATCGCGTGCAGAGCCAACATAGTATTTCACCTTCGAACGACAGCGCCTCCCAACCAGCCAAGCCCCAAACTATGAGGTTCAAGGCTATCCAATTTGCTGATATCCTAGGAAGTGCCTCTTTCAGTGGAATCCAACCCAGGGGAAGCTTCAGACACCGTGTGCAGTCAACATCCAATACCCCAGCATCAGGTGAAGATGGTGGCGCACTGGACAAAGACCAACCAACAGCGAGGGTTGGGGTCACCCCCAGGTGA
- the si:ch73-335l21.4 gene encoding RING finger protein 227 yields MCSDLECGICYRSYNTARRCPRELQCKHSFCERCLVTLSQSSVCEVESTKECSTQDKTIVCPLCRYPTSVSGKVRAALRVDESVLERMVVSDVLGESMTDDEGDSEGKEDDNETPHENSAVERGSRGGRFRRSLRRVWGKFTGNHSQRRADCMTDEDLRDLFMMSCYTI; encoded by the exons atgtgttcAGATCTTGAGTGCGGAATTTGTTACCGAAGCTACAACACCGCCCGTCGGTGTCCTCGTGAGTTACAGTGTAAACACAGCTTTTGTGAGCGCTGTCTGGTGACTCTTTCCCAATCCTCAGTGTGTGAAGTGGAATCCACGAAGGAATGTTCCACGCAGGACAAGACAATTGTTTGCCCACTCTGCCGATACCCGACCTCTGTATCGGGAAAAGTGAGGGCAGCGCTTCGGGTAGACGAAAGTGTTCTAGAGCGCATGGTGGTATCTGACGTTCTCGGGGAAAGCATGACAGACGACGAGGGGGATAGTGAGGGGAAGGAGGATGACAATGAGACTCCCCATGAGAACTCAGCTGTGGAAAGGGGTTCCAGAGGTGGAAGGTTCCGCCGTTCGCTGAGGCGCGTCTGGGGCAAATTCACTGGGAATCATTCCCAAAGGAGAGCGG ATTGTATGACTGATGAGGACCTACGAGACCTCTTCATGATGTCATGCTATACCATTTGA